The following proteins are encoded in a genomic region of Arachis ipaensis cultivar K30076 chromosome B02, Araip1.1, whole genome shotgun sequence:
- the LOC107627343 gene encoding uncharacterized protein LOC107627343, giving the protein MGATPFNRSILEVRLPKHFDKRTDMSYDRTQDPQEHLTAFEARMNLEGVGDEVRCRAFPVALAGPAIRWFINLPHGSVTRFLDISRAFLAQFTTRITKAKHPINLLGVTQRSGELTRKYLDRFNDECLEIDMLTDSVASLCLTNGLLNEDFRKHLTTKPVWMMSR; this is encoded by the coding sequence ATGGGCGCAACCCCATTCAATCGTTCCATCCTCGAGGTTCGGCtgccaaaacactttgacaagcGAACGGACATGAGTTACGACAGAACCCAAGACCCGCAAGAGCACCTTACGGCTTTCGAAGCCAGAATGAACCTGGAGGGAGTAggagacgaggtaaggtgccgcGCTTTCCCGGTCGCCTTagcgggacctgcaatacggtggttcatTAACCTCCCGCATGGCTCGGTGACCAGGTTCTTGGACATCAGCCGCGCCTTCCTAGCCCAATTCACAACCAGAATCACGAAGGCAAAGCACCCAATCAATCTACTTGGAGTGACCCAGAGATCCGGCGAGCTGACCAGGAAATACCTAGACCGATTCAACGATGAGTGCTTGGAGATCGACATGCTGACGGACTCGGTCGCAAGCTTGTGCCTGACGAATGGACTCCTAAACGAGGACTTTAGAAAGCACCTCACCACGAAGCCGGTGTggatgatgagcagataa
- the LOC107627344 gene encoding uncharacterized protein LOC107627344, with translation MQEIQCVAREYINDEEVSQVMATNKRQHSYNQARHHGSGERQKEHTRDGGPSKTPGPFSRVGKFTNYTPLTTPIMEVYQQIAEKGILSKSRPLKERTGGNKSLYCDYHKGHGHKTEDCFDLKDALEQAIKDGKLAEFSHLIREPRRRNRDHEGEDKTGAAKRRQEPEDHDHNLTIVNMVTARNVAPRSKSAHKKDVKVLAVFASSARSHKKLPSISFSPNDQWFNEVTESPPMVITARVGTGLVKRILVDTGADSNIMFRNIFDALGLKDADLKTHQHGVVGLGDHFIKTDGIISLPTSVGQGQERRTVMAKFVILRDSMAYNIILGRKTINDLGAVISTRMLIMKFITEEGSVGSIRGDLKTAVACDNASLSLRKKSKEVSGVFLTDLDARVSDKPRPEPEGNL, from the coding sequence atgcaggagatccaatgTGTAGCCAGGGAGTACATTAATGACGAAGAAGTCAGTCAGGTCATGGCTACCAACAAGCGGCAACACTCTTACAATCAGGCCCGACATCACGGGAGCGGAGAAAGACAAAAAGAACACACCAGGGACGGTGGTCCGAGTAAAACTCCCGGGCCGTTCTCTCGTGTCGGGAAGTTCACTAATTACACCCCCCTCACCACACCGATTATGGAAGTCTACCAACAAATAGCCGAGAAGGGGATCTTGTCGAAGTCCCGACCTCTGAAGGAACGAACAGGAGGGAACAAAAGCCTTTACTGTGATTACCACAAGGGCCACGGGCACAAGACAGAGGATTGCTTCGACCTGAAGGACGCATTGGAGCAAGCGATCAAGGACGGAAAGTTAGCCGAGTTCTCCCACCTCATTAGGGAGCCAAGGAGACGGAACCGAGACCATGAAGGCGAAGACAAGACCGGTGCAGCAAAGCGACGCCAAGAGCCAGAGGACCACGACCACAACCTTACCATAGTGAACATGGTAACGGCGAGAAACGTGGCACCCAGGTCCAAGTCGGCACATAAGAAGGACGTCAAGGTCCTGGCGGTTTTCGCATCCTCCGCGCGAAGCCACAAGAAGCTTCCGTCCATTTCTTTTAGCCCGAACGACCAATGGTTCAACGAGGTCACGGAAAGCCCTCCCATGGTCATTACGGCCAGAGTGGGAACCGGCCTCGTCAAGCGGATCCTTGTTGATACAGGGGCAGATTCGAACATCATGTTCCGCAATATATTCGACGCCTTGGGTCTAAAAGACGCCGACTTAAAGACTCACCAACACGGTGTTGTAGGGCTCGGCGACCACTTCATCAAAACGGACGGGATAATCTCCCTGCCGACCTCAGTCGGACAAGGCCAGGAGAGAAGAACGGTAATGGCAAAGTTCGTGATCCTACGAGACTCTATggcctacaacatcatcctagGGAGGAAGACCATCAATGACCTAGGGGCGGTCATCAGCACGAGGATGCTGATAATGAAGTTCATAACTGAAGAAGGATCAGTAGGGTCCATAAGGGGAGACCTGaaaacggcagtcgcttgcgacaacgCCAGTCTCTCATTAAGAAAGAAATCCAAAGAAGTATCAGGAGTGTTCCTCACCGACTTGGATGCCAGAGTCAGCGACAAGCCGAGACCCGAACCAGAAGGGAACCTATAA